A window of Panicum virgatum strain AP13 chromosome 8K, P.virgatum_v5, whole genome shotgun sequence contains these coding sequences:
- the LOC120643594 gene encoding uncharacterized protein LOC120643594 yields the protein MGNCLVIQDRKEIKIMSVDGSEVLKMPSPGSFKVQDALTDPGVLPVKAPAAAVDPAGAVRVKLVISKQELKKMLDKEGMSLDDMVSLIRKEAIDREQQQEEWCGGWRPALESIPEGSDL from the coding sequence ATGGGAAATTGCCTGGTGATTCAGGACAGGAAGGAGATCAAGATCATGAGCGTCGACGGCAGCGAGGTCCTCAAGATGCCGTCCCCCGGCAGCTTCAAGGTCCAGGACGCCCTCACCGATCCCGGCGTGCTCCCGGTgaaggcgccggcggctgcCGTCGACCCTGCAGGCGCCGTCAGGGTGAAGCTGGTGATCAGCAAGCAggagctgaagaagatgctcgacAAGGAGGGCATGTCGCTGGACGACATGGTGTCCCTCATTCGCAAAGAGGCAATCGATCGTgaacagcagcaggaggagtgGTGCGGAGGGTGGCGCCCTGCGCTGGAGAGCATACCGGAGGGCAGTGATCTATAG